From the Thermovirga lienii DSM 17291 genome, one window contains:
- a CDS encoding 30S ribosomal protein S11 (PFAM: Ribosomal protein S11~TIGRFAM: 30S ribosomal protein S11~COGs: COG0100 Ribosomal protein S11~InterPro IPR001971: IPR018102: IPR019981~KEGG: aco:Amico_0654 30S ribosomal protein S11~PFAM: ribosomal protein S11~SPTR: 30S ribosomal protein S11;~TIGRFAM: 30S ribosomal protein S11), translating into MAKRTQRRGKRKERKNISYGVAHIYSTFNNTIISVTDKEGNLLSWSSGGTVGFKGTRKSTPYAAQMAAQQVAKQAQDHGVQEIDVVVKGPGPGRESAIRSLQAAGLQVNVIRDETPIPHNGCRPPKRRRV; encoded by the coding sequence GTGGCAAAGAGAACGCAGCGTCGAGGCAAAAGAAAAGAGAGAAAGAACATAAGTTACGGTGTTGCCCATATATATTCTACGTTCAACAACACTATCATCAGTGTGACCGATAAGGAGGGCAACTTGCTTTCATGGTCTTCAGGGGGGACCGTGGGTTTCAAGGGTACCAGGAAGTCCACCCCCTATGCTGCGCAGATGGCTGCACAGCAAGTGGCTAAACAGGCCCAGGACCATGGAGTTCAGGAAATAGATGTGGTAGTCAAAGGCCCTGGACCAGGTAGGGAGTCCGCTATCAGGTCGTTGCAGGCTGCAGGACTACAGGTTAATGTGATAAGGGACGAAACTCCTATACCACACAACGGCTGCCGTCCTCCTAAGAGGCGCCGTGTGTAG
- a CDS encoding bacterial translation initiation factor 1 (bIF-1) (PFAM: Translation initiation factor 1A / IF-1~TIGRFAM: translation initiation factor IF-1~COGs: COG0361 Translation initiation factor 1 (IF-1)~InterPro IPR004368: IPR006196~KEGG: aco:Amico_0651 translation initiation factor IF-1~PFAM: S1 IF1 family protein~SPTR: Translation initiation factor IF-1;~TIGRFAM: translation initiation factor IF-1), translating into MPKDDVIEVKGTVVEPLPNAMFRVELENGHKILAHVSGKMRMHFIRILPGDKVLLEISPYDLTRGRIVYRYK; encoded by the coding sequence ATGCCTAAGGACGATGTGATAGAAGTAAAAGGTACAGTGGTAGAACCGCTTCCTAACGCTATGTTCCGTGTCGAACTGGAGAACGGGCACAAGATTTTGGCACACGTTTCAGGCAAAATGAGGATGCACTTTATAAGGATACTGCCGGGCGACAAAGTTTTATTGGAGATTTCGCCTTATGACTTGACACGAGGGCGAATCGTGTATAGATATAAATAG
- a CDS encoding SSU ribosomal protein S13P (PFAM: Ribosomal protein S13/S18~TIGRFAM: 30S ribosomal protein S13~COGs: COG0099 Ribosomal protein S13~InterPro IPR001892: IPR018269: IPR019980~KEGG: aco:Amico_0653 30S ribosomal protein S13~PFAM: ribosomal protein S13~SPTR: 30S ribosomal protein S13;~TIGRFAM: 30S ribosomal protein S13) translates to MARIAGVDLPREKRIEIALTYIFGIGLPTSKKILEATGIDPNTRVKDLTEDEEQKLRAEIENNYKVEGDLRREITMNIKRLMEIGCYRGLRHKLGLPVRGQKTKTNARTRKGPRRAVAGKKKPTGKK, encoded by the coding sequence ATGGCTAGAATAGCAGGAGTGGACCTACCAAGGGAAAAGAGAATCGAGATAGCGTTGACTTATATCTTTGGTATAGGCTTACCTACTTCTAAGAAGATCCTTGAGGCTACGGGTATAGATCCAAATACCAGAGTAAAGGATCTCACAGAGGACGAGGAACAGAAGTTGCGTGCGGAGATCGAAAACAACTACAAGGTTGAGGGTGACCTGCGCAGGGAGATTACCATGAACATAAAACGCCTCATGGAGATCGGTTGTTATAGGGGCTTGAGGCATAAACTGGGACTCCCTGTGAGGGGGCAGAAAACCAAGACCAATGCGCGCACACGAAAAGGCCCAAGGCGCGCTGTTGCTGGAAAGAAAAAGCCGACAGGCAAAAAATAG
- a CDS encoding LSU ribosomal protein L36P (PFAM: Ribosomal protein L36~TIGRFAM: ribosomal protein L36, bacterial type~InterPro IPR000473~KEGG: aco:Amico_0652 ribosomal protein L36~PFAM: ribosomal protein L36~SPTR: 50S ribosomal protein L36;~TIGRFAM: ribosomal protein L36): MKVKPSVKPICEYCRVIKRNGVVRIICEKNPRHKQRQGARR; encoded by the coding sequence ATGAAAGTAAAACCATCAGTTAAGCCGATTTGTGAGTACTGTCGTGTCATTAAAAGAAATGGCGTAGTAAGGATAATATGCGAGAAAAACCCAAGACATAAACAGCGCCAGGGCGCAAGGAGGTAG
- a CDS encoding SSU ribosomal protein S4P (PFAM: Ribosomal protein S4/S9 N-terminal domain; S4 domain~TIGRFAM: ribosomal protein S4, bacterial/organelle type~COGs: COG0522 Ribosomal protein S4 and related protein~InterPro IPR018079: IPR002942: IPR001912: IPR005709~KEGG: tai:Taci_1156 ribosomal protein S4~PFAM: RNA-binding S4 domain protein; ribosomal protein S4~SMART: RNA-binding S4 domain protein~SPTR: 30S ribosomal protein S4;~TIGRFAM: ribosomal protein S4~manually curated), which produces MSRYTGPVCRLCRAEGTKLFLKGDRCYTEKCAIARRNNKPGQHGARRGKESEYGLRLREKQKLRRFYCMNESQFRRFYTMATKMPGQTGHNFLQLLERRLDNVVYRMGLGVSRRQARQIVRHGHVLVNGRKVDIPSYLVKAGDKIEISEKSRDLMVIKENAEAASVRTLPAWLEFDVERMEGRVVSLPTRDQIEVPVTEQLVVEFYAR; this is translated from the coding sequence ATGAGTAGATATACAGGACCCGTATGTCGCTTGTGTAGGGCTGAGGGAACAAAGCTGTTTTTGAAGGGTGATCGTTGCTACACGGAGAAGTGTGCAATTGCCAGAAGAAACAACAAACCTGGCCAACACGGTGCTAGGCGTGGCAAAGAAAGTGAATATGGTCTTCGCCTAAGGGAGAAGCAGAAGCTTCGCAGATTCTACTGCATGAACGAATCTCAGTTTAGAAGGTTTTACACCATGGCAACCAAGATGCCAGGGCAGACAGGTCACAATTTCCTCCAGCTGTTGGAGCGCAGGTTGGATAACGTTGTCTACAGAATGGGTCTTGGTGTCAGCAGACGCCAGGCTAGACAGATAGTAAGGCATGGGCATGTCCTTGTAAACGGGAGGAAGGTAGATATCCCCAGTTATCTGGTTAAGGCTGGAGATAAAATAGAGATAAGCGAAAAGAGTAGGGATCTTATGGTAATCAAGGAGAATGCAGAAGCTGCGAGCGTTAGGACTTTACCTGCGTGGCTTGAGTTTGACGTGGAGCGAATGGAAGGTCGAGTGGTATCCCTTCCGACAAGAGACCAGATAGAAGTTCCGGTCACTGAGCAGCTGGTAGTTGAGTTCTATGCCCGATAA
- a CDS encoding LSU ribosomal protein L14E (KEGG: tai:Taci_1161 hypothetical protein~SPTR: Putative uncharacterized protein) codes for MGVMGLGRLKIGQVVISKQGKDTGKWYVVVGYDERSGFVLVADGKKRTSANPKRKNPKHLQPTGMFIKEVAEMVEGRKCLADNQLLSLIESCRNEETTCGKVTGSYA; via the coding sequence GTGGGAGTGATGGGGTTGGGTCGTTTGAAGATTGGTCAAGTGGTTATTTCCAAGCAGGGGAAGGATACTGGCAAGTGGTATGTAGTCGTGGGATATGATGAGAGGTCAGGTTTTGTCCTTGTGGCGGACGGCAAAAAGAGAACCAGTGCCAACCCCAAGCGGAAAAACCCAAAACATTTACAGCCGACTGGAATGTTCATAAAGGAGGTAGCCGAGATGGTCGAAGGAAGAAAGTGCTTGGCGGATAATCAGCTTCTTTCGCTAATTGAAAGTTGCAGAAACGAAGAAACTACCTGCGGAAAGGTGACGGGGTCTTATGCCTAA
- a CDS encoding methionine aminopeptidase, type I (PFAM: Metallopeptidase family M24~TIGRFAM: methionine aminopeptidase, type I~COGs: COG0024 Methionine aminopeptidase~InterPro IPR002467: IPR000994: IPR001714~KEGG: aco:Amico_0649 methionine aminopeptidase, type I~PFAM: peptidase M24~SPTR: Methionine aminopeptidase;~TIGRFAM: methionine aminopeptidase, type I) yields MFLLKKKTDLVNMRKAGKVVVDVLHLMKELIRPGIDTLTLDEKAEELIRKEKAKPAFKGYRVPGIPRPFPGTLCVSINNEVVHGIPSRDRVLEEGDIVSIDVGSFYGGYYGDAAYTYPVGEVSKEKAELLYVTKEALDIAVKMAVPGNTVGDIGHAVETFVKKWDFGIVREYAGHGIGRKLHEPPQIPNYGAPGTGVTLKEGMAIAIEPMVMLGEEKVKTLPDMWTVVTADGSDAAHFEKSVFITEDGPEVLTPWE; encoded by the coding sequence ATGTTTCTTTTAAAGAAGAAGACGGATCTCGTCAACATGAGGAAAGCAGGAAAGGTAGTTGTAGATGTTTTGCATTTGATGAAGGAACTGATTAGGCCTGGTATCGATACGCTCACTCTTGATGAGAAAGCGGAGGAGCTGATAAGAAAGGAAAAGGCCAAGCCAGCTTTCAAAGGGTATAGGGTTCCAGGCATTCCTAGACCGTTTCCGGGCACTCTGTGCGTATCCATAAACAATGAAGTGGTGCATGGTATTCCAAGCAGAGATAGAGTCCTGGAAGAAGGTGACATAGTTAGCATAGATGTAGGTTCCTTTTACGGGGGGTATTATGGAGACGCAGCTTACACTTACCCAGTAGGCGAGGTGAGCAAAGAGAAGGCCGAACTCTTATATGTCACCAAGGAGGCGCTTGATATAGCTGTAAAGATGGCTGTTCCGGGTAATACTGTGGGGGATATAGGCCACGCTGTGGAGACCTTTGTGAAGAAGTGGGATTTTGGGATAGTCAGAGAATATGCTGGCCATGGGATTGGTAGAAAGCTCCATGAACCCCCACAAATCCCCAACTACGGTGCTCCTGGCACTGGTGTGACCTTGAAAGAAGGAATGGCCATAGCTATTGAGCCCATGGTGATGCTAGGGGAAGAGAAGGTTAAAACTTTGCCCGATATGTGGACGGTGGTCACGGCCGATGGTTCTGATGCAGCACACTTTGAAAAGAGTGTGTTCATAACAGAAGATGGACCCGAGGTTCTTACTCCGTGGGAGTGA